A section of the Zygosaccharomyces rouxii strain CBS732 chromosome B complete sequence genome encodes:
- the AVT1 gene encoding Avt1p (similar to uniprot|P47082 Saccharomyces cerevisiae YJR001W AVT1 Vacuolar transporter imports large neutral amino acids into the vacuole member of a family of seven S. cerevisiae genes (AVT1-7) related to vesicular GABA-glycine transporters), producing the protein MAGTSEEEPLRGENSNQGPVHYISIPVNGNGNNSHGVGESPFNAGSSFSHRRHSILDQPFGSFRGVNSLSRFATSLKRANSFRHIDVHPDVQRNYFEQSNDELVNPETMEPAPDGRKLSVALGRAGSIAVRPSIANFRDRRVSGPAVQDVDDYGATGMSVISDSQSQFRDGASVVESVIVPGISNIGTAADNELITLRKVEGKDGEVVTVLAGKSTGPQTIFNSVNILIGIGLLALPLGLKNAGWIPGLCLLCILALATFCSAELLSRCLDTDPTLMSYADLGYAAYGSKGRILISCLFTLDLLGSGVSLIILFGDSLNALIPKYSSNFFKVLGFFAVTPGVFIPLSILSNISLLGITSTIGTVVITALCGFYKKEAPGSLIDRMPTDLWPKDFKSFCLSIGLLSACWGGHAVFPNLKSDMRHPTKFFDCLKTTYKITTITDIGSSVVGYFMFGSLVDDEITRNVLLTEGYPSFVYVLISSLMSLIPIAKTPLNARPIISVLDTLMGVDGIELKNGNNRSKTAELVQLFNRIFVNVAFVTIAIIFPKFDKLIAFLGAGLCFMICLILPCLFYLKICKSSIKWWERILCYLTISVSMLLATLGIGAAIAS; encoded by the coding sequence ATGGCCGGTACCTCAGAGGAGGAGCCCTTACGAGGGGAAAATTCGAATCAAGGTCCTGTTCATTATATTTCAATTCCAGTTAATGGTAATGGAAACAACAGTCATGGTGTGGGGGAATCTCCGTTTAATGCTGGatcatcattttcacaTAGGAGGCATTCAATCTTAGATCAACCATTTGGTTCATTTAGAGGtgtaaattctttgagtAGATTTGCcacttctttgaaaagagcTAATTCCTTTAGACATATCGATGTTCACCCTGATGTGCAGAGAAACTATTTTGAACAAtctaatgatgaattggttaatCCTGAAACCATGGAACCCGCTCCAGATGGTCGTAAATTGTCTGTTGCGCTAGGTAGAGCTGGTAGTATTGCTGTTAGACCTTCGATTGCTAATTTTCGAGATAGAAGAGTAAGTGGCCCTGCAGTTCAAGATGTAGATGATTATGGTGCTACTGGAATGAGTGTCATAAGTGATTCCCAGTCACAATTTCGAGATGGTGCGTCCGTGGTGGAATCTGTTATTGTTCCAGGTATTTCTAACATCGGGACAGCCGCTGACAACGAATTAATTACCCTGAGAAAAGTGGAAGGTAAAGATGGCGAAGTGGTTACAGTTTTAGCAGGTAAATCAACTGGTCCACAAACTATTTTCAACTCGGTGAATATTTTAATTGGTATTGGCCTTCTAGCTCTTCCACTAGGCTTGAAAAATGCAGGTTGGATTCCAGGCCTTTGCCTATTGTGTATCTTGGCACTTGCTACTTTTTGTAGTGCTGAGCTACTCTCAAGATGTTTGGATACTGATCCCACCTTAATGTCTTACGCCGATTTGGGGTATGCAGCCTATGGGAGTAAAGGTCGTATTCTCATTTCATGCTTATTTACTTTGGACCTATTGGGTAGCGGTGTTTCGTTAATCATTTTATTTGGTGATTCTTTAAATGCTCTGATTCccaaatattcttccaattttttcaaagttttagGGTTCTTCGCAGTGACTCCTGGTGTGTTTATTCCTTTGAGTATCCTATCCAATATCTCTTTACTAGGTATTACCTCGACGATTGGAACAGTAGTCATAACTGCCCTCTGTGGGTTTTACAAGAAAGAAGCACCGGGCTCCTTAATTGATAGAATGCCCACGGATTTATGGCCTAAAGACTTTAAAAGCTTTTGTCTCTCCATTGGATTGCTGAGTGCATGCTGGGGTGGACATGCCGTTTTTCCAAACTTGAAGTCTGATATGAGACATCCTACCAAGTTTTTCGATTGTCTAAAAACTACTTAcaaaattaccaccatAACAGATATTGGATCAAGCGTCGTTGGATATTTTATGTTTGGAAGCCtggttgatgatgaaattacaagaaatgTTTTACTCACTGAGGGATATCCTAGTTTTGTCTACGttttaatctcttcacTAATGTCCTTGATCCCTATTGCCAAGACGCCATTAAATGCAAGACCGATTATCTCAGTTTTAGATACTTTGATGGGTGTCGACGGTATAGAACTCAAAAACGGTAATAACCGATCAAAAACTGCTGAATTGGTTCAGCTTTTCAACAGAATTTTTGTCAATGTAGCTTTTGTGACTATCGCAATAATATTCCCCAAATTTGACAAACTAATTGCATTTTTGGGAGCTGGGCTATGTTTTATGATCTGTCTAATTCTTCCATGCCTATTTTACTTGAAGATTTGCAAATCGTCCATCAAATGGTGGGAAAGGATCCTCTGTTACCTCACAATTTCAGTGAGCATGCTGTTGGCTACTCTAGGAATCGGTGCCGCCATTGCTTCGTAA
- the NOC3 gene encoding Noc3p (highly similar to uniprot|Q92280 Saccharomyces cerevisiae YLR002C NOC3 Protein that forms a nuclear complex with Noc2p that binds to 66S ribosomal precursors to mediate their intranuclear transport also binds to chromatin to promote the association of DNA replication factors and replication initiation) → MGRRKRSQSEIKAGTAKKRKQEDALLEQGGFGSAGSDISNDDDMYEDAVSKPSDDDDSWDNLEQDYEKRSRNLKHQEDNMVEGLPIKINGKIERKMIRQQPKKNESKDTSDQSEQDEDASERESESKGEKEEEDEEDDENEQVPDTEEKIVQLKEEIADLVEKILEEPEENVPALSRLCRMVKSKNPNTCKFSMLALVPVFKSIIPGYRIRPLTELEKRERVSKEVGRLRHFEQSLVGIYKNYVDILKELSKVPNNDDPLKVQIGALATQAANELISNASHFNFRTEMFTLIIRRICKPNLRADSMSERSIKTLESLLNDDEDGIISLEIVRILCKTAKTRKYNVEESVINILLSLDVLSDYDPNTREENEQEKIRMKKKDRVHLSKKQRKSRKEMKQIEEEMRKAEQSVTVEERERNQAEILKQVFSLYLNILKVQNPKLVGAVLEGLVKFGSMANFELLGDFLEVMKELIKDADLNNISSSEVRKVLLCIVSSFSIVSNHSQMKFNVDLSSFVDALYALLPSISLDANIELSHKSMRLADPLGSEIFKPSVNVSTKAELLLKALDYIFFRSKSGTKQRAAAFTKRIYMSMDHTPEKTSIALLKFLDKLMNKYPEIGGLYSTEDRIGNGNFIMEADTPALCNPESATLWENSLLVNHYCPTVVKGIRFLGTRSKESQ, encoded by the coding sequence ATGGGTAGGAGGAAGAGATCACAATCAGAAATCAAGGCAGGTACTGCAAAGAAACGGAAGCAAGAGGATGCTTTGTTAGAACAAGGTGGTTTTGGATCCGCTGGTAGCGATATCTcgaatgatgatgatatgtATGAGGATGCTGTCTCTAAACCGtcagatgatgatgattcatGGGACAATTTAGAGCAAGATTATgagaaaagatcaagaaatcttAAACATCAAGAGGATAACATGGTGGAAGGTTTACCTATCAAGATAAACGGTAAAATTGAGAGGAAAATGATCAGACAGCAACCAAAAAAGAACGAATCTAAGGATACTTCTGATCAATCTGAACAGGATGAGGATGCATCTGAACGGGAATCTGAATCTAAGGGAGaaaaagaggaagaagatgaggaagacgatgaaaatgaacaaGTGCCTGATacagaggaaaaaattgttcagttgaaagaagaaatagcGGACCTTGTAGAAAAGATATTAGAAGAGCCAGAGGAAAATGTTCCAGCACTTTCGAGGCTTTGTAGAATGGTGAAATCTAAGAATCCGAATACTTGTAAGTTTTCCATGTTAGCGCTTGTCCCCGTTTTTAAGAGTATTATCCCGGGTTATAGGATTAGGCCTCTAActgaattagaaaaaagGGAGAGAGTCAGTAAAGAGGTCGGAAGGTTAAGACATTTTGAACAATCTTTAGTGGGAATCTACAAAAATTATGTcgatattttgaaagaattgagtAAGGTAcctaataatgatgatcCTTTAAAAGTTCAAATAGGTGCTTTGGCAACTCAAGCTGCGAACGAATTAATATCTAATGCATCCcatttcaattttagaACTGAAATGTTCACTTTGATCATTAGACGTATTTGTAAACCCAATTTGAGAGCAGATTCGATGTCTGAAAGATCTAtcaaaactttggaaagtcttttaaatgatgatgaagatggtatTATTTCTCTAGAGATTGTAAGAATACTTTGCAAAACAGCAAAGACAAGAAAATATAATGTGGAGGAATCTGTGATAAATATCTTACTCTCACTCGATGTTCTGTCTGATTACGATCCTAATActagagaagaaaatgagCAAGAGAAGATtagaatgaagaaaaaggaCAGAGTTCATCTTTCTAAAAAGCAGAGAAAATCTAGAAAAGAGATGAAGCAAATTGAGGAAGAGATGCGGAAGGCCGAACAGTCAGTAACCGTTGAAGAAAGGGAGAGAAATCAAGCagagattttgaaacaagttttctctttgtatttgaacattttgaaagtCCAAAATCCTAAGCTTGTAGGAGCTGTTCTGGAAGGTCTAGTTAAATTCGGTAGTATGGCTAATTTTGAATTATTAGGGGATTTTCTGGAGGTTATGAAAGAACTTATCAAAGATGCTGATTTGAATaatatttcttcttcagaagtGAGAAAAGTTCTTTTATGCATCGTGAGTTCGTTTTCGATCGTTTCAAATCATAGTCAAATGAAATTCAATGTTGATTTGTCCTCTTTTGTGGACGCTCTTTATGCTCTATTGCCCTCCATATCGTTAGATGCTAATATTGAACTTTCTCATAAATCAATGAGACTAGCAGATCCTCTCGGTAGTGAGATTTTTAAGCCATCAGTAAACGTATCCACCAAGGCTGAACTTCTTCTAAAGGCTCTAGATTACATTTTCTTTAGATCTAAATCAGGGACCAAACAAAGAGCAGCTGCATTTACCAAGCGAATTTACATGAGCATGGACCATACTCCTGAAAAAACTTCTATTgcattgttgaaatttttggataaattaaTGAATAAGTATCCAGAAATTGGCGGTTTGTATTCAACCGAAGACAGGATAGGTAACGGTAACTTTATTATGGAAGCTGATACGCCCGCTCTTTGTAACCCGGAGAGTGCGACCCTATGGGAAAATAGCCTTCTAGTTAATCATTATTGCCCTACTGTTGTCAAGGGGATTCGTTTTCTTGGAACAAGATCTAAGGAAAGCCAATAG
- a CDS encoding uncharacterized protein (uniprot|Q96WU6 Zygosaccharomyces rouxii cr001 Hypothetical protein cr001-c) → MKLLCYVQIFLSWFGLVLTASSNSNVGIQDNFPFTSVVDILSQNVEFSTFLRAVQRNGFIPYLNELQNYTLMAPVNSAFIDNEPEDKNYKFDIENYLIHDSVLLTSGIDQGISVISEGVKFPYVLEKLSDDTIIVNDVKLVDSDLLPNFQNASVHGIGEKINTPFGLRNFLQKIEHDFNDFHLFNNFTRNIPAVESITTNRTILIPSDYNWHNFFSEVEINYITDAFNSLQRMEGDTRYIWNTDRQNFIQNIIIDKILGGMVPDVHYPENLNGDPLDFQSERNGSVLLVNGSKSSDLSNMAFNRGLVHSFDNLEIIKDIISFTAEKYLHGINCSDFVRELYFRNLQCLIRDSRETQGEEKTIFVPDVPSAAYDGFSRPGLLYHFVGSKIWLDQEFSEENLGKSRMFESKFCDSDENLGGNCQRIKIIKDRGEYFINEKYRVIHEEPFQIGNTLIYLVSDKMKLPGDLTPSINPFYGCSRSLMFLSQLNILDLPLNKEGYTILMPCFDSWEFLELNLQFLENNMTAINSIMKNLIIDGLIYSDSKDTTFETKNLLGDSILVQAERLHNGEGTELNLNLSSVGTKIKIKNDLDLFFSQGVVHPLGQLYLPKSVTVTLIDLIRTTGTTQLIELFEKFDDLSSIIHGNKPYSLLVPTESSLSLVGDILNSTKLLNLLKLHVIEGDFTSSLLHCEGNVTTLLGDSLFCRKDSQENYFLGVLNGAQREVRIMKKGCSSHNSCVFLIDRPISLQWLNRRKIWFGLPRSPLGIAMLTETVILFIGLSLFFFKRKKVPGTNLVSPNNDDAEITRPLIAPGENTSPDGRNET, encoded by the coding sequence ATGAAGCTCTTGTGTTATGTTCAGATCTTTTTATCATGGTTTGGATTGGTGTTGACAGCAAGCAGCAACAGTAATGTTGGAATCCAAGATAATTTTCCCTTCACCTCTGTCGTTGACATTTTATCTCAGAATGTTGAGTTTTCTACATTTCTAAGAGCTGTGCAGAGGAATGGATTTATCCCGtatttgaatgaattacaaaattatACATTGATGGCCCCTGTAAATTCTGCATTCATTGATAATGAGCCAGAAGATAAGAATTATAAGTTTGACATTGAAAATTATTTGATCCATGATTCTGTTCTATTAACTTCTGGAATTGATCAAGGAATTTCTGTCATATCTGAGGGAGTGAAATTTCCCTATGTTTTAGAAAAGTTAAGCGATGATACAATTATTGTTAACGACGTTAAATTGGTAGATTCTGACTTGCTACcgaatttccaaaatgctAGTGTACACGGTATCGGGGAAAAAATCAATACGCCTTTTGGATTAAGGAACtttttacaaaagattGAGCATGATTTTAACGACTTCCATTTGTTTAATAATTTTACTCGAAATATACCTGCAGTTGAATCAATAACGACCAACCGTACAATATTGATACCTTCAGATTACAATTGgcataattttttttcagaaGTTGAAATAAATTATATCACAGATGCTTTCAATAGTCTGCAGAGAATGGAAGGAGACACTAGATATATTTGGAATACCGATAGacaaaattttattcaaaatattataattgataaaatcttGGGTGGCATGGTACCCGATGTACATTATCCGGAAAATCTGAATGGCGATCCGCTTGATTTTCAAAGTGAAAGAAATGGATCCGTCTTGCTTGTTAATGGCTCAAAATCTTcagatctttcaaatatggCTTTTAACAGGGGGCTAGTTCATTCCTTTGATAATTTAGAGATCATTAAAGATATTATCAGTTTTACTGCTGAGAAATATTTGCATGGGATTAATTGCTCAGATTTTGTCAGAGAACTATATTTTCGTAATTTACAGTGCTTGATTAGGGATTCAAGAGAAACTCAAGGTGAGGAAAAAACTATTTTTGTTCCAGATGTTCCTTCGGCTGCTTATGATGGATTCAGTAGACCTGGGCTACTGTACCATTTCGTCGGTAGCAAGATCTGGTTGGATCAAGAGTTTTCAGAAGAGAATCTTGGGAAAAGTAGGATGTTTGAGTCCAAGTTTTgtgattctgatgaaaatttagGTGGTAATTGTCAGAGGATTAAGATAATTAAAGATCGCGGTGAATACTTCataaatgaaaaatataGGGTAATTCATGAGGAgccttttcaaattggaaataCTCTCATTTATTTGGTATCGGACAAAATGAAATTACCAGGAGATTTAACGCCTTCGATAAATCCATTTTACGGATGTTCCAGGTCATTGATGTTCCTAAGCCAGTTAAATATTCTCGATTTACCTTTGAACAAGGAAGGGTATACTATTCTTATGCCTTGCTTCGATTCGTGGGAATTTTTGGAGCTGaatctgcaatttcttgaaaacAATATGACTGCCATCAATTCCATAATGAAGAACTTGATTATTGATGGACTTATCTATTCTGATTCAAAGGATACCACTTTTGAGACGAAAAATTTGCTGGGTGATTCTATATTGGTACAAGCAGAACGCCTGCATAATGGTGAAGGTACGGAGTTGAATCTAAATTTGAGCAGTGTGGgaacaaaaataaaaataaaaaatgaCTTAGATTTATTCTTCAGTCAAGGCGTGGTACATCCTTTAGGGCAATTATACCTTCCAAAATCGGTTACTGTGACGTTGATAGATCTCATCCGTACTACAGGCACTACCCAACTCATTGAGCTTTTCGAGAAATTTGATGACCTTTCCTCAATTATACACGGGAATAAACCCTATTCCCTGTTGGTTCCAACGGAGTCATCTCTGTCACTTGTCGGTGATATTCTTAATTCCACTAAACTTctcaatttgttgaaattgcaTGTTATAGAAGGAGATTTTACGTCAAGCCTCTTACACTGTGAAGGCAATGTTACTACTTTACTGGGCGATTCGCTGTTCTGCAGGAAAGATTCTCAGGAAAACTATTTCTTAGGTGTCCTCAATGGTGCTCAGAGAGAAGTAAGAATCATGAAAAAAGGGTGTTCTTCTCATAATTCCTGTGTCTTTTTGATTGATCGACCAATTTCCTTACAGTGGTTAAATCGGAGGAAAATTTGGTTTGGGTTACCAAGAAGCCCGTTGGGCATTGCAATGCTCACTGAAACAGTCATATTGTTCATCGGTCtctctctttttttctttaaaaggAAGAAGGTACCGGGCACTAACTTAGTGTCACCTAATAACGATGATGCAGAAATCACACGTCCCCTTATCGCTCCTGGCGAAAACACGAGTCCTGACGGTAGAAATGAAACTTAA
- the MPP10 gene encoding rRNA-processing protein MPP10 (similar to uniprot|P47083 Saccharomyces cerevisiae YJR002W) has protein sequence MSNFSDTLKSEPIGILSKEPSQALDLVKSYLDEVLALYKKSGSAAKTELDEIITDGLDANQVWWQAKMVVDNVGGDLMERIYDLKSQTYDDFDEEEGDGSSLEGNDLEQESQESESSGDESNQGSQNEGSEEEEEEEEEEEEDEDEEEDEDDNDTGKVQEIERYDDSAMSGEPADVSEEEGKEELEEKDDYEESDQEGALEESSNEADYSNSEKKDLNDEFFDLNEFNRQTLEAEEGEGNEQDDEEVDYFGDLPSEDEEEALYYNDFFDEPTSQKSTKKEVTSEKPKKKQQAEPDFTEEDYDAAVDSAKLDLFADDDKEPKGGDEDTDSEKKLSTFEKQQLDIQRQIEQLEKEAVAEKKWALKGEAQSKDRPQDALLEEDVEFDRTSKPVPVITTEVTESLEDMIRRRIKEKGFDDLPRRVVTDSNLKSYKPDFQLSDQKSSKSLAELYEEDYKGVSQDAAVSEELQKEHDEISDMFNNLFYKLDALSSAHFIPKPSKKSLEVRVETPAVSMEDTQPLTMSTEQSLAPQEIYRVGKGENPNEIKLKNGMPVAKEELTRDDKQRLRRAMKRKRANNHVGDQQKKKSKKDATISTLSNAKNVTVINKKGEQHDVRGNVKGTKGNENINKIKL, from the coding sequence ATGTCGAATTTCTCTGACACTTTGAAGTCAGAACCTATCGGGATTCTTTCCAAAGAGCCTTCACAGGCTTTAGATTTGGTGAAATCCTACCTCGATGAGGTTCTTGCACTATACAAAAAAAGTGGAAGTGCTGCAAAGACAGAACTTGATGAGATTATTACTGATGGACTCGATGCTAATCAAGTTTGGTGGCAAGCTAAAATGGTTGTCGATAATGTTGGTGGTGACCTCATGGAGAGAATATACGATTTGAAGAGTCAAACATATGACGATtttgacgaagaagaaggagatgGTTCTTCATTGGAAGGAAACGATTTAGAGCAAGAATCTCAAGAATCAGAATCTTCTGGAGATGAATCAAATCAGGGCTCGCAAAATGAGGgaagtgaagaagaagaagaagaagaagaagaagaagaagaggacgAGGACGAAGAAGAGGACGAAGACGACAACGATACTGGAAaagtacaagaaattgaaaggtATGATGACAGTGCCATGTCAGGAGAACCTGCTGATGttagtgaagaagaggGTAAGGAGGAGctggaagaaaaagatgattATGAGGAAAGTGATCAGGAAGGTGCCTTGGaagaatcttcaaatgaagCTGATTATTCCAATTCTGAGAAGAAAGATCTtaacgatgaattttttgatttaaatgAATTCAACAGACAAACTCTAGAGGCCGAGGAAGGAGAGGGTAATGAgcaagatgatgaagaagttgattattttggtgatttaccctctgaagatgaagaagaagccTTATACTATAACGATTTCTTTGACGAACCAACGTCTCAAAAGTCTACTAAAAAGGAGGTCACCAGTGAAAAGCCTAAGAAGAAGCAACAAGCGGAACCTGACTTCACAGAAGAGGATTACGATGCGGCTGTTGATTCTGCCAAATTGGATCTATTTGCAGATGATGACAAGGAACCGAAGGGAGGAGATGAAGATACTGATTCCGAGAAGAAGCTAtcaacttttgaaaagcaGCAATTAGACATCCAGAGGCAAATAGAACAGTTAGAAAAAGAGGCTGTTGCTGAGAAAAAATGGGCTTTAAAAGGTGAAGCACAATCAAAGGATCGTCCTCAGGATGCATTGTTAGAAGAGGATGTGGAATTTGATAGAACTTCGAAGCCGGTGCCTGTAATAACAACTGAAGTCACTGAATCTCTCGAAGATATGATCAGAAGGAGAattaaagagaaaggtTTCGATGATTTGCCTAGAAGAGTGGTAACAGATAGCAATCTGAAGAGTTACAAACCtgatttccaattgagtGACCAGAAATCTTCGAAGTCCTTGGCCGAATTATATGAGGAGGACTACAAGGGTGTATCACAGGATGCAGCTGTAAGTGAAGAATTGCAGAAAGAACATGATGAGATCTCCGACATGTTCAACAATCTATTTTACAAATTGGATGCTCTATCATCCGCACACTTTATCCCAAAACCATCCAAAAAATCCTTAGAGGTCAGAGTGGAAACACCTGCTGTATCTATGGAGGATACCCAGCCACTAACTATGTCCACTGAACAATCTCTAGCTCCTCAGGAAATTTATAGAGTAGGAAAGGGTGAGAACCCTAATGAGATCAAACTCAAAAATGGTATGCCAGTGGCCAAAGAGGAATTGACCAGAGATGACAAACAGAGGCTACGTAGAGCCatgaagagaaagagagCCAACAACCATGTTGGCGATCagcaaaagaagaagagtaagAAAGACGCTACGATCTCGACCTTGTCGAATGCTAAGAACGTTACCGTTATCAACAAAAAGGGAGAGCAGCATGATGTTAGGGGTAACGTTAAAGGTACTAAGGGAAACGAAAATAtcaataaaataaaattgtgA